A genomic window from Streptomyces broussonetiae includes:
- the sodX gene encoding nickel-type superoxide dismutase maturation protease, translating into MPELSQETERGRAVAPFGLAEVTGPSMVPTLRHGDRLLLRYGGAVRPGDVVVLRHPFQQDLLVVKRAVERREGGWWVLGDNPYAGGDSTDYGVVPDELVLGKAYFRYRPRPVGQRSPLALARWALSAARPLLPDRSASRRLRAR; encoded by the coding sequence ATGCCGGAACTGTCGCAGGAGACCGAGCGGGGCAGGGCCGTGGCGCCGTTCGGGCTGGCCGAGGTGACGGGCCCGTCCATGGTGCCCACGCTCCGGCACGGGGACCGGCTGCTGCTGCGGTACGGGGGAGCGGTCCGGCCGGGGGACGTCGTCGTCCTGCGCCATCCGTTCCAGCAGGACCTGCTGGTCGTCAAGCGCGCCGTGGAGCGGCGGGAGGGCGGCTGGTGGGTGCTCGGGGACAATCCGTACGCGGGCGGGGACAGCACCGACTACGGCGTCGTACCGGACGAACTGGTCCTGGGCAAGGCGTACTTCAGGTACCGGCCGCGGCCGGTCGGTCAGCGTTCGCCGCTGGCGCTGGCACGCTGGGCGCTCTCGGCCGCGCGGCCACTGCTGCCCGACCGGTCGGCCTCCAGGCGCTTGCGGGCGCGGTAG
- a CDS encoding CGNR zinc finger domain-containing protein, giving the protein MELAYYSDYAVRLVNSEEPARGKDSLTSVEAVRDLFGANASAGRRATDADVTRFRSVRARLRAVFEAADKGDETLAVDLLNSLLLEFPVSPQISGHDFRDEDGRPLWHMHLADHPSNATAGYAAIAAMGLAFHLTEYGVDRLGLCEATPCRNAYLDTSTNRSRRYCSDRCATRANVAAYRARKRLEADRSGSSGRAAESAQRASASGER; this is encoded by the coding sequence GTGGAACTGGCCTATTACTCGGATTACGCCGTACGTCTCGTCAACAGCGAGGAACCGGCCCGGGGCAAGGACTCCCTGACGTCGGTCGAGGCCGTCCGTGATCTGTTCGGCGCCAACGCGTCCGCGGGCCGCCGTGCCACCGACGCCGACGTCACGCGCTTCCGCTCGGTACGGGCGAGGCTGCGCGCCGTCTTCGAGGCGGCGGACAAGGGCGATGAGACGCTGGCCGTGGACCTGCTGAACTCACTGCTCCTGGAGTTCCCGGTCAGCCCCCAGATCTCCGGTCACGACTTCCGCGACGAGGACGGCCGCCCGCTGTGGCACATGCACCTGGCCGACCACCCCTCCAACGCCACCGCCGGCTATGCGGCCATCGCGGCGATGGGCCTGGCCTTCCACCTGACCGAGTACGGCGTCGACCGCCTGGGCCTGTGCGAGGCGACCCCGTGCCGCAACGCCTACCTCGACACGTCCACCAACCGCTCCCGACGCTACTGTTCGGACCGCTGCGCGACCCGGGCCAACGTGGCCGCCTACCGCGCCCGCAAGCGCCTGGAGGCCGACCGGTCGGGCAGCAGTGGCCGCGCGGCCGAGAGCGCCCAGCGTGCCAGCGCCAGCGGCGAACGCTGA
- a CDS encoding class I SAM-dependent methyltransferase has product MTTSTGTDWAAWQESWDRQQEWYMPDREERFRIMLDMVEALVGPAPRVLDLACGTGTVTARLLARLPEATSTGVDLDPALLAIAGGTFEGDDRVSLVTADLKDPGWRAELPYGTYDAVLTATALHWLHSEPLAALYGQVAELVRDGGVFMNADHMIDDSTPRINEAERALRHARMDQAKRDGAVDWTEWWQLAAQDPVLAEPTARRFEIYGEHADGDMPSAAWHARVLREKGFGEARPVWCSPSDTMLLAVK; this is encoded by the coding sequence GTGACCACGAGTACCGGAACCGACTGGGCAGCGTGGCAGGAGAGCTGGGACCGGCAGCAGGAGTGGTACATGCCGGACCGCGAGGAGCGGTTCCGGATCATGCTGGACATGGTCGAGGCACTGGTGGGACCTGCCCCGCGGGTCCTCGACCTCGCGTGCGGCACCGGCACCGTCACCGCCCGGCTGCTGGCCCGCCTCCCGGAGGCCACCAGCACGGGCGTCGACCTCGACCCGGCCCTGCTCGCCATCGCGGGCGGCACCTTCGAAGGAGACGACCGCGTCTCCCTCGTCACCGCCGACCTCAAGGACCCCGGCTGGCGGGCGGAACTGCCCTACGGCACCTACGACGCCGTTCTGACCGCCACGGCCCTGCACTGGCTGCACAGCGAACCCCTCGCGGCCCTCTACGGTCAGGTCGCGGAACTGGTCCGCGACGGCGGTGTCTTCATGAACGCGGACCACATGATCGACGACAGCACGCCACGGATCAACGAGGCGGAGCGCGCCCTCAGGCACGCCCGGATGGATCAGGCCAAGCGGGACGGCGCCGTCGACTGGACCGAGTGGTGGCAGCTCGCCGCGCAGGACCCGGTCCTCGCCGAGCCCACCGCCCGCCGCTTCGAGATCTACGGCGAGCACGCCGACGGGGACATGCCCTCGGCCGCCTGGCACGCGCGGGTGCTGCGCGAGAAGGGCTTCGGCGAGGCCCGGCCGGTGTGGTGCTCGCCGTCGGACACGATGCTGCTGGCGGTGAAATGA
- a CDS encoding amino acid ABC transporter ATP-binding protein, producing the protein MVRAQGVHKSFGHVEVLKGIDLEVKPGEVFCLIGPSGSGKSTFLRCINHLEKINAGRLYVDGELVGYRQQGDKLYELRDREVALKRRDIGMVFQRFNLFPHMTAMENVMEAPVQVKGTGKAQAKERAMQLLERVGLADRAGHYPSQLSGGQQQRVAIARALAMDPKLMLFDEPTSALDPELVGDVLDVMRDLAESGMTMVVVTHEMGFAREVGDSLVFMDEGVVVESGHPRDVLTNPQHERTQSFLSKVL; encoded by the coding sequence ATGGTCAGGGCGCAGGGCGTCCACAAGTCCTTCGGCCACGTCGAGGTGCTCAAGGGCATCGACCTGGAGGTGAAGCCGGGCGAGGTGTTCTGCCTCATCGGCCCCTCCGGCTCCGGCAAGAGCACGTTCCTCCGGTGCATCAACCATCTGGAGAAGATCAACGCCGGCCGGCTGTACGTCGACGGTGAGCTGGTCGGCTACCGCCAGCAGGGCGACAAGCTGTACGAGCTGCGGGACCGCGAGGTCGCCCTCAAGCGCCGGGACATCGGCATGGTCTTCCAGCGCTTCAACCTGTTCCCGCACATGACCGCCATGGAGAACGTCATGGAGGCGCCGGTCCAGGTCAAGGGGACCGGCAAGGCGCAGGCCAAGGAGCGGGCGATGCAGCTGCTGGAGCGCGTGGGGCTGGCCGACCGGGCCGGGCACTACCCCTCACAGCTCTCCGGCGGCCAGCAGCAGCGCGTGGCGATCGCCCGGGCCCTCGCGATGGACCCGAAGCTGATGCTGTTCGACGAGCCGACCTCGGCCCTGGACCCGGAGCTGGTCGGCGACGTCCTGGACGTCATGCGAGACCTCGCCGAGTCCGGCATGACGATGGTCGTCGTCACCCACGAGATGGGCTTCGCCCGCGAGGTGGGCGACAGCCTGGTGTTCATGGACGAGGGCGTGGTGGTCGAATCCGGACATCCACGGGACGTCCTGACGAATCCGCAGCACGAGCGGACGCAGTCGTTCCTGTCCAAGGTCCTCTGA
- a CDS encoding amino acid ABC transporter permease, translating into MTDKDKTAGQTPAQETPPARPEAIKAIPVRHYGRYVSAVIAIAILVAIVYAFGQGKINWHAVPEYFFDHRILTGVSKTLLLTVLSMLIGIVGGIVLAIMRLSRNPVTSSIAWFYIWFFRGTPVLVQLFLWFNLGLVFEYINLMPFYKDYWSNFMTPLLTALLGLGLNEAAYMAEICRAGLLAVDEGQTEAAHALGMSHARTLRRVIIPQAMRVIVPPTGNEVINMLKTTSLVAAVQYPELFRYAQDIGQNSGAPVEMYFLAAAWYLIMTSVLSVGQYYIERYYARGSSRSLPPTPWQKVRSHLTTFSSRKVTA; encoded by the coding sequence GTGACTGACAAGGACAAGACGGCCGGGCAGACACCGGCCCAGGAGACTCCCCCAGCCCGCCCGGAGGCCATCAAGGCCATCCCGGTCCGGCACTACGGACGCTACGTCTCCGCCGTCATAGCCATCGCGATCCTCGTCGCGATCGTCTACGCGTTCGGCCAGGGCAAGATCAACTGGCACGCGGTGCCGGAGTACTTCTTCGACCACCGGATCCTGACCGGCGTCAGCAAGACCCTCCTGCTGACCGTCCTGTCGATGCTGATCGGCATCGTCGGCGGCATCGTCCTCGCGATCATGCGCCTGTCGAGGAACCCCGTGACCTCGTCGATCGCCTGGTTCTACATCTGGTTCTTCCGCGGCACGCCGGTCCTGGTCCAGCTGTTCCTCTGGTTCAACCTGGGCCTGGTCTTCGAGTACATCAACCTGATGCCGTTCTACAAGGACTACTGGTCGAACTTCATGACGCCGCTGCTGACGGCGCTGCTCGGCCTGGGTCTGAACGAGGCGGCGTACATGGCCGAGATCTGCCGGGCGGGCCTGCTCGCGGTGGACGAGGGCCAGACCGAGGCGGCCCACGCGCTCGGCATGAGCCACGCCAGGACCCTGCGCCGGGTGATCATCCCGCAGGCGATGCGCGTGATCGTGCCGCCGACGGGCAACGAGGTCATCAACATGCTCAAGACGACCTCGCTCGTGGCGGCCGTCCAGTATCCCGAGCTGTTCCGTTACGCCCAGGACATCGGCCAGAACTCCGGCGCCCCGGTGGAGATGTACTTCCTCGCCGCGGCCTGGTACCTGATCATGACCTCGGTCCTGAGCGTCGGCCAGTACTACATCGAGCGGTACTACGCCCGCGGCTCCAGCCGCAGCCTCCCGCCCACCCCGTGGCAGAAGGTCAGGTCCCACCTGACGACCTTCTCGAGCAGGAAGGTCACGGCATGA
- a CDS encoding ABC transporter substrate-binding protein: protein MTASSTRRTTAAHSRLAAVGAIAVAGALLLTGCGDQTKTKSTGSTGSTGGAPLAGKLPADIRSKGEIKVGSDIAYAPVEFKDSSGNVAGLDPDLAAAMGKQLGVKLTFENGTFDGLLTGLRSGRYDIAMSAMTDNKNRQEGVDPDTGKKVGEGVDFVDYLTAGVSIYTRKGDTQGINGWSDLCGKKIAVERGTVSEDLAKQEAKKCPGGKKLSIEPFDDDQQSQTRLRSGGVDAASSDFPVAAYAVKTSGGGKDFQVVGQQVEAAPYGIAVSKSATQLRDALQAAMDAIIKNGEYEKILEKWGAQDGAVKQSVINGGK, encoded by the coding sequence ATGACCGCAAGCTCCACCCGTCGTACCACCGCCGCGCACTCCCGTCTGGCCGCGGTGGGTGCGATCGCGGTCGCGGGCGCTCTCCTGCTCACCGGCTGCGGTGACCAGACCAAGACCAAGAGCACCGGCTCCACCGGCTCCACCGGCGGCGCCCCGCTCGCCGGCAAGCTCCCGGCCGACATCCGGAGCAAGGGCGAGATCAAGGTGGGCTCGGACATCGCGTACGCCCCCGTGGAGTTCAAGGACTCCTCCGGCAACGTCGCCGGCCTCGACCCCGATCTCGCCGCGGCCATGGGCAAGCAGCTCGGCGTGAAGCTGACCTTCGAGAACGGCACCTTCGACGGCCTGCTCACGGGCCTGCGCTCGGGCCGCTACGACATCGCGATGTCGGCGATGACGGACAACAAGAACCGCCAGGAGGGCGTCGACCCGGACACCGGCAAGAAGGTCGGCGAGGGCGTCGACTTCGTCGACTACCTGACCGCCGGTGTCTCGATCTACACGCGCAAGGGCGACACGCAGGGCATCAACGGCTGGTCGGACCTGTGCGGCAAGAAGATCGCCGTCGAGCGCGGCACCGTCTCCGAGGACCTGGCCAAGCAGGAGGCCAAGAAGTGTCCGGGCGGCAAGAAGCTCTCCATCGAGCCGTTCGACGACGACCAGCAGTCCCAGACCCGGCTGCGCTCGGGTGGTGTGGACGCCGCCTCCTCCGACTTCCCGGTGGCCGCGTACGCGGTGAAGACCTCCGGCGGCGGCAAGGACTTCCAGGTTGTCGGCCAGCAGGTCGAGGCGGCCCCGTACGGCATCGCCGTCTCCAAGAGCGCCACCCAGCTGCGCGACGCGCTCCAGGCCGCGATGGACGCGATCATCAAGAACGGCGAGTACGAGAAGATCCTCGAGAAGTGGGGCGCCCAGGACGGCGCCGTCAAGCAGTCCGTCATCAACGGCGGCAAGTGA
- a CDS encoding NAD(P)-dependent malic enzyme, translating into MAAEIVNPRSDSTTDQDGGAEPLDSFDPVFALHRGGKMAVQATVPVRDKDDLSLAYTPGVARVCTAIAEQPELVNDYTWKSSVVAVVTDGTAVLGLGDIGPQASLPVMEGKAILFKQFGGVDAVPIALDCTDVDDIVETVVRLAPSFGGVNLEDISAPRCFEIERRLQERLDIPVFHDDQHGTAVVTLAALRNAARLSGREIGQLRAVISGAGAAGVAIAKMLVEAGIGDVAVTDRKGVVSADREDLTSVKRELAGFTNKAGITGTLEDALAGADVFIGVSGGTVPEEAVASMAKGAFVFAMANPNPEVHPDVAHKYAAVVATGRSDFPNQINNVLAFPGIFAGALQVRASRITEGMKIAAAEALAAVVGDDLAADYVIPSPFDERVAPAVTAAVAAAARAEGVARR; encoded by the coding sequence GTGGCAGCGGAGATCGTCAATCCTCGCAGCGACAGCACAACGGACCAGGACGGCGGGGCCGAGCCCCTCGATTCCTTCGATCCGGTGTTCGCGCTGCACCGCGGCGGCAAGATGGCCGTGCAGGCCACCGTGCCGGTCCGTGACAAGGACGACCTTTCCCTCGCGTACACGCCCGGCGTCGCGCGCGTGTGCACCGCGATCGCGGAGCAGCCGGAGCTGGTCAACGACTACACGTGGAAGTCGAGCGTGGTCGCCGTCGTGACCGACGGTACGGCCGTCCTCGGACTCGGGGACATCGGTCCCCAGGCCTCCCTCCCCGTCATGGAGGGCAAGGCGATCCTGTTCAAGCAGTTCGGCGGCGTCGACGCGGTCCCGATCGCGCTCGACTGCACCGACGTGGACGACATCGTCGAGACCGTCGTCCGGCTCGCCCCGTCCTTCGGCGGAGTGAACCTGGAGGACATCTCGGCACCCCGGTGCTTCGAGATCGAGCGCCGGCTCCAGGAGCGCCTCGACATCCCGGTCTTCCACGACGACCAGCACGGTACGGCCGTCGTGACGCTCGCGGCGCTGCGCAACGCGGCGCGGCTGAGCGGGCGCGAGATCGGGCAGCTGCGGGCCGTCATCTCGGGTGCCGGCGCGGCCGGTGTCGCCATCGCCAAGATGCTGGTCGAGGCCGGCATCGGGGACGTGGCCGTGACGGACCGCAAGGGCGTCGTGTCCGCAGACCGGGAGGACCTCACCTCCGTCAAGCGGGAGCTGGCCGGTTTTACCAACAAGGCGGGCATCACCGGCACGCTGGAGGACGCCCTCGCGGGCGCCGACGTCTTCATCGGCGTCTCCGGCGGTACGGTCCCGGAGGAGGCCGTCGCCTCCATGGCCAAGGGTGCCTTCGTCTTCGCGATGGCCAACCCGAACCCCGAGGTGCACCCGGACGTCGCGCACAAGTACGCGGCGGTCGTGGCGACCGGGCGGTCCGACTTCCCGAACCAGATCAACAACGTGCTGGCGTTCCCGGGCATCTTCGCGGGCGCGCTGCAGGTGCGGGCCTCTCGGATCACCGAGGGCATGAAGATCGCCGCGGCGGAGGCGCTGGCGGCCGTGGTGGGCGACGACCTCGCCGCCGACTACGTGATTCCCTCGCCGTTCGACGAGCGGGTCGCTCCTGCGGTGACGGCGGCGGTCGCGGCTGCCGCGCGGGCCGAAGGGGTTGCGCGCCGCTGA
- a CDS encoding zinc-binding dehydrogenase has translation MFAVYAARIDRDQPLTGLELGERPAPEARPGWSTIHVRAASLNHHDLWSLRGVGLPEDRLPMILGCDAAGVDADGNEVVLHSVIGQTGHGVGPNEPRSILTERYQGTFAEQVAVPTWNVLPKPKELSFAEAACLPTAWLTAYRMLFTNAGVRPGDSVLVQGAGGGVATAAIVLGRAAGLRVFATSRDEAKRKRALELGAVEAVEPGARLPQRVDAVIETVGAATWSHSVKSLRPGGTLVISGATSGDRPSHAELTRIFFLELKVVGSTMGTKEELEDLLSFCAATGVRPVIDEELPLDRAREGFERLASGEQFGKIVLTNS, from the coding sequence ATGTTCGCTGTCTACGCCGCCCGAATCGACCGCGACCAGCCGCTCACCGGCCTTGAGTTGGGGGAGCGTCCGGCTCCCGAGGCCCGGCCCGGCTGGAGCACGATCCATGTGCGCGCCGCCTCCCTCAACCACCACGACCTCTGGTCCCTGCGAGGCGTCGGCCTCCCCGAGGACCGGCTGCCGATGATCCTCGGCTGCGACGCCGCCGGGGTCGACGCGGACGGCAACGAGGTCGTCCTGCACTCCGTCATCGGCCAGACCGGCCACGGTGTCGGCCCGAACGAGCCGCGCTCCATCCTCACCGAGCGCTACCAGGGCACCTTCGCCGAGCAGGTCGCCGTGCCGACCTGGAACGTGCTGCCCAAGCCCAAGGAGTTGTCCTTCGCCGAGGCCGCCTGTCTGCCGACCGCGTGGCTGACGGCCTACCGGATGCTGTTCACCAACGCCGGGGTACGCCCCGGTGACTCGGTCCTCGTGCAGGGCGCCGGCGGTGGCGTGGCGACGGCCGCGATCGTGCTCGGCAGGGCCGCGGGGCTCCGGGTCTTCGCCACCAGCCGGGACGAGGCCAAGCGGAAGCGAGCCCTGGAACTGGGGGCCGTGGAGGCCGTGGAGCCGGGAGCGCGGCTGCCGCAGCGGGTGGACGCCGTGATCGAGACGGTGGGTGCGGCCACCTGGTCCCACTCGGTGAAGTCGCTGCGGCCCGGCGGCACGCTCGTCATCTCCGGGGCGACGAGCGGCGACCGGCCCTCGCACGCCGAGCTGACCCGGATCTTCTTCCTGGAGCTGAAGGTCGTCGGCTCCACCATGGGCACCAAGGAGGAGCTGGAGGATCTGCTCTCCTTCTGCGCGGCCACGGGCGTACGGCCCGTCATCGACGAGGAACTGCCGTTGGACCGGGCCCGCGAGGGCTTCGAGCGGCTCGCGTCCGGGGAGCAGTTCGGGAAGATCGTGCTCACCAACTCCTGA
- a CDS encoding PadR family transcriptional regulator: MPPVFAHGRLRLYLLKLLDEAPRHGYEVIRLLEERFQGLYAPSAGTVYPRLAKLEAEGLVRHTTEGGRKVYAITDAGRAELADRRGELADLELEIRESVAELAAEIRADVRGAAGDLRREMRAAASEARLGPKTGASAGEYGDLGDDKESWRAAKEEMRRVKQEWKEQARRAKDESRRAREEAQRARRQAQEAQARARAQAQEEMQRIARQVQDRVQDHFTRGDWPTGVREGLTELAKEFGDFGKDWAKGRGRDRSFIRTPEDATAPSTPTEAHYVPPTEDFPVEYEPSWAHEDFTGDPARDLDRLLDRFRDDIRDAARDHGVTPGQLHETRHHLSSAAARIAALLRQPKV, from the coding sequence ATGCCCCCCGTCTTCGCCCACGGGCGCCTCCGCCTGTATCTGCTCAAGCTGCTCGACGAGGCCCCGCGCCACGGCTACGAGGTGATCAGGCTCCTCGAGGAACGCTTCCAGGGGCTGTACGCCCCCTCGGCGGGTACGGTCTACCCCCGACTGGCCAAACTGGAGGCCGAGGGCCTGGTCCGGCACACCACGGAGGGCGGCCGCAAGGTGTACGCCATCACGGACGCCGGACGCGCCGAACTGGCCGACCGCCGCGGCGAGTTGGCCGACCTGGAGCTGGAGATCCGCGAGTCGGTCGCGGAACTGGCCGCCGAGATAAGGGCCGACGTGCGTGGCGCGGCCGGCGACCTGCGCCGCGAGATGCGCGCGGCCGCCTCCGAGGCCCGCCTGGGTCCCAAGACGGGCGCGTCGGCCGGGGAGTACGGCGACCTGGGCGACGACAAGGAGTCCTGGCGAGCCGCCAAGGAGGAGATGCGCCGGGTCAAGCAGGAGTGGAAGGAGCAGGCCCGCCGCGCCAAGGACGAGAGCCGCCGGGCCCGCGAGGAGGCCCAGCGGGCCCGCCGCCAGGCCCAGGAGGCACAGGCACGGGCGCGGGCCCAGGCCCAGGAGGAGATGCAGCGCATCGCCCGGCAGGTCCAGGACCGGGTCCAGGACCACTTCACGCGCGGCGACTGGCCGACCGGCGTCCGCGAGGGCCTGACCGAACTGGCCAAGGAATTCGGCGATTTCGGCAAGGACTGGGCCAAGGGCCGGGGCAGGGACCGGAGCTTCATCCGCACCCCTGAGGACGCGACCGCACCGTCCACCCCCACCGAAGCCCACTACGTCCCGCCCACCGAGGACTTCCCCGTCGAGTACGAACCCTCCTGGGCGCACGAGGACTTCACCGGAGACCCTGCCCGCGACCTGGACCGTCTCCTGGACCGCTTCCGCGACGACATCCGCGACGCGGCCCGCGACCACGGAGTCACCCCCGGCCAACTCCACGAGACCCGCCACCACCTGTCGTCGGCGGCGGCCCGCATCGCCGCGCTCCTGCGACAGCCGAAGGTCTGA
- a CDS encoding DUF4097 family beta strand repeat-containing protein yields the protein MSEWSVTEPQKLTFDAGVNDLQVRIVSGTVNVVGTEEGSARLEVSEIKGPPLVVTHKGGTLTVAYEDLPWKGLLKWLDRKGWRRSAVVSLAVPADTRVEVGVVDAGAVVSGIRGPAVVKGVTGDTTLVGVSGPVHADTVSGNLEAQAVTGDLRFKSVSGDLTVVAGSGRTVRADSVSGSMIVDLDPDGPTEVSLTSVSGEIAIRLPHPGDAEVEANTASGTISNAFDGLRVHGQWGAHKITGRLGAGTGRLRATTVSGSIALLRRPPSEHEDHTPWESEPPRRPDTAPATGAPAAPGDNSVSDQGSESTEATDAPADGTTDKKVL from the coding sequence ATGTCCGAGTGGTCCGTCACCGAGCCCCAGAAGCTGACCTTCGACGCCGGCGTGAACGACCTCCAGGTCCGCATCGTCAGCGGAACGGTCAACGTGGTGGGCACGGAAGAAGGTTCCGCCCGCCTCGAGGTCTCGGAGATCAAGGGCCCGCCCCTCGTGGTCACCCACAAGGGCGGCACCCTCACGGTGGCCTATGAGGACCTGCCCTGGAAGGGGCTGCTGAAGTGGCTCGACCGCAAGGGCTGGCGGCGCAGCGCCGTCGTCTCCCTGGCGGTCCCGGCCGACACGCGCGTGGAGGTGGGCGTGGTCGACGCCGGCGCGGTCGTCTCCGGGATCCGCGGCCCCGCCGTGGTCAAGGGCGTGACCGGGGACACGACCCTGGTCGGCGTCTCGGGCCCGGTCCACGCGGACACCGTGTCGGGGAACCTGGAGGCCCAGGCGGTCACCGGAGACCTGCGGTTCAAGTCGGTCTCGGGCGACCTCACGGTGGTCGCGGGCTCCGGCCGCACCGTCCGGGCCGACTCCGTCAGCGGATCCATGATCGTCGATCTGGACCCGGACGGCCCCACGGAGGTCAGCCTCACCAGCGTCTCCGGCGAGATCGCCATCCGCCTGCCGCACCCGGGAGACGCGGAGGTGGAGGCGAACACGGCGAGCGGCACGATCTCCAACGCCTTCGACGGACTGCGGGTGCACGGCCAGTGGGGTGCCCACAAGATCACCGGTCGGCTGGGGGCGGGCACCGGCCGGCTCCGGGCCACCACGGTCTCCGGCTCGATCGCCCTGCTGCGCCGCCCGCCGAGCGAGCACGAGGACCACACCCCGTGGGAGTCCGAGCCGCCACGGCGCCCGGACACCGCCCCCGCCACCGGCGCCCCGGCCGCCCCGGGAGACAATTCCGTCTCCGACCAGGGCTCCGAGTCCACAGAGGCCACCGACGCCCCGGCCGACGGTACGACCGACAAGAAGGTGCTCTGA
- a CDS encoding DUF6104 family protein, whose translation MYFTDRGIEELEKRRGEEEVTFEWLAEQLRTFVDLNPDFEVPVERLATWLARLDDEDDE comes from the coding sequence ATGTACTTCACGGACCGCGGGATCGAGGAGTTGGAGAAACGGCGTGGCGAGGAAGAGGTCACCTTCGAGTGGCTCGCCGAGCAGCTGCGCACGTTCGTCGATCTCAATCCCGACTTCGAGGTGCCCGTCGAGCGCCTTGCCACCTGGCTCGCGCGGCTCGACGACGAGGACGACGAGTAG
- a CDS encoding CU044_2847 family protein: protein MAAGVERIRLDDGTVVWARIGAGSESGYEGGYADTSLGDRVIDMAGGLAGTVGGVVRSLRAGLDTPAPVEVSVSFGIELTAQSGKIVSAIAEGGGKSSLTVSLSWTEPATVAGGTDPAMPAGPAVPPQATAPGAE, encoded by the coding sequence ATGGCCGCGGGAGTCGAACGGATACGGCTGGACGACGGGACCGTCGTCTGGGCCAGGATCGGTGCGGGGAGCGAGAGCGGGTACGAGGGCGGGTACGCGGACACCTCGCTCGGGGATCGGGTCATCGACATGGCCGGGGGACTGGCCGGCACGGTCGGTGGGGTCGTGCGCTCCCTGCGCGCCGGTCTGGACACCCCGGCCCCGGTGGAGGTCAGCGTCAGCTTCGGAATCGAACTGACGGCGCAGTCCGGCAAGATCGTGAGCGCCATCGCGGAAGGCGGCGGCAAGTCGTCCCTCACCGTGTCCCTGAGCTGGACCGAACCCGCCACCGTGGCGGGCGGCACGGATCCCGCGATGCCGGCCGGCCCGGCCGTACCGCCGCAGGCGACGGCCCCTGGCGCCGAATGA